The following coding sequences are from one Leishmania major strain Friedlin complete genome, chromosome 36 window:
- a CDS encoding putative 40S ribosomal protein S9, translating into MRNYNNFNRVWKAPRRPFEKERLDREMKLCGQYGLRCKREIWRVNMTLSKMRRTARLLLTLPENHPRRLLEGSAIMRRCHEYGFLDEEKDKLDYVLSLTVPDILERRLQTIVFKAGLAKSVHHARVLIQQRHIAVAKQIVTIPSFIVRVSSERHIAFADASPFGNGRAGRVKRVRAKAAKRHAGGGDDDE; encoded by the coding sequence ATGCGCAACTACAACAACTTCAACCGCGTGTGGaaggcgccgcgccgtccgTTTGAGAAGGAGCGCCTCGACCGCGAGATGAAGCTCTGTGGTCAGTACGGTCTGCGCTGCAAGCGTGAAATCTGGCGTGTGAACATGACGCTGTCCAAGATGCGCCGCACGGCCcgtctgctgctgacgctgccggagaACCACCCCCGCCGTCTGCTGGAGGGTTCCGCCAtcatgcgccgctgccacgagtATGGCTTCCTCGACGAGGAGAAGGACAAGCTGGATTACGTGCTGTCGCTGACGGTGCCGGACATTctcgagcgccgcctgcagacCATCGTCTTCAAGGCCGGTCTCGCCAAGTCCGTGCACCACGCCCGCGTCCTGattcagcagcgccacatcgccgtcgccaagCAGATTGTGACGATCCCGTCCTTCATCGTGCGCGTCAGCAGTGAGCGCCACATCGCCTTCGCCGATGCTTCGCCGTTCGGCAACGGCCGTGCTGGCCGCGTcaagcgcgtgcgcgcgaagGCCGCCAAGcgccacgccggcggcggcgatgacgatgaGTAA
- the ALD gene encoding fructose-1,6-bisphosphate aldolase yields the protein MSRVTIFQSQLPACNRIKTPYESELIATVKKLTTPGKGLLAADESIGSCTKRFEPIGLSNTEEHRRQYRALMLEAEGLEQYISGVILHDETVSQKASNGKTFPEYLTARGVVPGIKTDMGLCPLLEGAEGEQMTEGLDGYVKRASVYYKKGCRFCKWRNVYKIQNGTVSEPAVRFNAETLARYAILSQMSGLVPIVEPEVMIDGKHDIDTCQRVSEHVWREVVAALQRHGVIWEGCLLKPNMVVPGAESGQTAAPEQVAHYTVMTLARTMPAMLPGVMFLSGGLSEVQASEYLNAINNSPLPRPYFLSFSYARALQSSALKAWGGKDSGVAAGRRAFLHRARMNSMAQLGKYKRADDDASSSSLYVKGNIY from the coding sequence ATGTCGCGTGTGACGATCTTTCAGAGCCAGCTGCCGGCGTGCAACCGCATCAAGACGCCGTACGAATCGGAGCTGATTGCGACGGTCAAGAAGCTGACGACACCAGGCAAGggcctgctggcggcggacgAGTCGATCGGCTCGTGCACGAAGCGATTCGAGCCGATCGGGCTGAGCAACACGGAGGAGCACCGCCGGCAGTACCGTGCGCTGATGCTTGAGGCGGAGGGCCTCGAGCAGTACATCAGCGGCGTCATCCTGCACGACGAGACGGTTAGCCAGAAAGCGAGCAACGGGAAGACGTTCCCAGAGTACCTGACGGCGCGCGGTGTTGTGCCTGGGATCAAGACGGACATGGGCCTGTGTccgctgctcgagggcgcAGAGGGGGAGCAGATGACGGAGGGCCTGGACGGCTACGTCAAGCGCGCGTCTGTGTACTACAAGAAAggctgccgcttctgcaAGTGGCGCAACGTGTACAAAATCCAAAACGGAACGGTGTCGGAGCCTGCAGTGCGCTTCAACGCGGAGACGCTCGCGCGCTACGCGATCCTGTCGCAGATGAGCGGGCTTGTGCCGATCGTGGAACCGGAAGTGATGATTGACGGCAAGCACGATATCGACACTTGCCAGCGCGTTTCAGAGCATGTGTGGcgcgaggtggtggcggcgctgcagcgccacggcgtTATCTGGGAGGGTTGCCTGCTGAAGCCGAACATGGTGGTTCCCGGCGCCGAATCCGGCCAGACGGCGGCACCGGAACAGGTGGCGCACTACACAGTGATGACGCTTGCGCGCACGATGCCGGCGATGCTACCTGGCGTGATGTTCCTGTCCGGTGGGCTGAGCGAGGTCCAGGCGAGCGAGTACCTGAACGCAATTAACAACAGCCCGCTACCGCGGCCGTATTTCCTGAGTTTCTcgtacgcgcgcgcgcttcaATCTTCTGCTCTGAAGGCGTGGGGTGGAAAGGACTccggcgttgctgccggaCGCCGCGCCTTCTTACACCGCGCGCGCATGAACTCGATGGCGCAGCTTGGCAAGTACAAGCGCGCCGATGACgatgcctcctcctcgtccctGTACGTCAAAGGCAACATCTATTAA
- a CDS encoding amastin-like surface protein-like protein, which yields MKRSIPLVVYVVVQFVAFLLVLAGTSADMFRIPRGSLPTLCITLWGLRLTCNSSGYAAYIDATFRPCPHRIARFRLAQAFALISILVYGAAFVLGLVLLFYCSLLRLVCLVLNIVGAVTLCVVWAAMAVTYNKDEHAFCRALKLTGLYAAGFALFLVAWILDILNIIFLLLPCTVPATKANEKPESPTAQE from the coding sequence ATGAAGCGCAGTATCCCCCTCGTTGTCTACGTGGTCGTGCAGTTCGTGGCGTTCcttctggtgctggcggGCACGTCGGCTGATATGTTCCGCATCCCGAGGGGCTCTCTTCCAACACTTTGCATCACCCTGTGGGGACTTAGGTTAACATGCAACTCTTCAGGATATGCTGCCTATATCGATGCTACGTTTCGTCCTTGCCCTCACCGTATCGCCCGTTTCCGCCTTGCGCAGGCGTTCGCTCTCATCTCCATCCTCGTGTACGGCGCGGCCTTTGTCCTGGGCTTAGTTTTGCTGTTCTACTGCTCTTTACTCCGCTTGGTCTGCTTGGTGCTGAACATCGTTGGCGCGGTCACCCTGTGCGTTGTGTGGGCGGCCATGGCGGTGACATACAACAAGGATGAACATGCTTTCTGCCGTGCTCTCAAGCTGACCGGCCTTTATGCTGCCGGGTTCGCTCTCTTCCTGGTGGCCTGGATACTGGATATCCTCAACATCATCTTCTTGCTGCTCCCGTGCACGGTCCCGGCCACTAAAGCGAACGAGAAGCCGGagtcgccgacagcgcaagAGTAG
- a CDS encoding tuzin-like protein yields MRGRLPSPKKPWNSLAGVLVGVRVTHAASVLEDRPVALGRLVSRLSEAAYKAEMLRTGKRDRDGEDRRGDAAQLPVVDAGTRVTVRTEGDPASGAAVAPSAMHMKGTIAKVNGNATYIILMEKGEVELSVASERIVALQPRKKLLQSARLVALVNWLRSCVHDPRDVEAIALVLFSRGWRAERMYLLEGVDLLPFVFVSRVELDSVSEKARWERDHDKAMQMLRRERVKDTNFRYALAKYKGTMSCIAGVLVVAYVFTANLRAYRRQQRGHQLRTAIETLSKAARPRKEEGMLAAAAEAFEVRREDEEALVRSVLTQMAPSHPRIVALAGGSGGGRCVPCRRAVRVEGVALVHVDVGGTEDTLRSVVRALGVSNVEVCGDLLGFVEEAMRGATVKASDGVPFLVMRLREGSDLGRVYGEVVSLVSDCQACHIVLAVPMKALTPLNVSSRRLDLYCIPPFSRRQAFAYAEHTLDALDLVCFVEVVGTRSSDVDELCAALRQRGVDPVTYTSLMLARAMRRLQAALGPPGSPARAAIRQLASMPFADGVRDDATGAMSVLGQPDVQEMVLYDPVQHEWRFAQQVYHTAARCILI; encoded by the coding sequence atgcgtggccgcctgccgtcACCGAAGAAGCCGTGGAATAGTCTGGCAGGCGTCTTggttggtgtgcgcgtgacgcacgcggcgagcgTTCTCGAGGACCGCCCCGTGGCTCTCGGACGGCTCGTGAGCAGATTGTCGGAGGCGGCCTacaaggcggagatgctccGTACTGGCAAGAGGgatcgcgacggcgaggaccgccgcggcgacgccgcgcagctgccggtggtggaTGCTGGCACGCGGGTGACGGTCAGGACGGAGGGCGATCCCGCGAgcggggccgcggtggcgccgtccgccatgcACATGAAGGGCACTATCGCCAAGGTGAACGGCAACGCTACCTACATTATACtaatggagaagggcgaagtgGAACTCTCTGTGGCGTCTGAGCGcattgtggcgctgcagccgcggaagaagctgctccagagcgctaggctggtggcgctggtaaactggctgcgctcctgcgtgcacgacccgcgcgacgtggaggccatcgcgctcgtcctgttcagccgcggctggcgggcggAGCGGATGTACCTGCTGGAAGGCGTGGATCTCCTGccgtttgtgtttgtgtcgagggtggagctggacagtgttagcgagaaggcgcggtgggagcgcgaccacgacaaggcgatgcagatgctgcgccgcgagcgggtgaaggataCGAACTTTCGCTATGCCCTGGCCAAGTACAAGGGCACCATGAGCTGCATTGCCGGCGTGCTTGTGGTCGCTTACGTGTTCACGGCGAACCTGCGCGCgtaccggcggcagcagcggggccaTCAGCTCCGGACAGCCATCGAGACCCTCTCCAAGGCTGCCCGGccaaggaaggaggagggtatgctcgcggcggccgccgaggccttcgaggtgaggcgcgaggatgaggaggcgcttgtgcgcagtgtgctgacgcagatggcgccgtcgcatccccgcatcgtggccctcgccggtggctctggcggcggcaggtgtgtgccgtgtcgccgcgcggtgcgcgtggagggggtggcgctggttcatgtcgacgtcggcggcacggaGGACACCCTGCGCAGTGTTGTGAGGGCCCTGGGGGTGAGCaacgtggaggtgtgcggcgacctgctgggttttgtggaggaggcgatgcggggCGCGACCGTGaaggccagcgacggcgttccgttcttggtgatgaggctgcgcgagggcagcgatctgggcagggtgtacggcgaggtggtgagccTGGTGAGCGACTGCCAGGCCTGCCATATCGTCCTGGCGGTGCCCATGAAGGCTCTGACCCCTTTGAACgtgtcgtcgcggaggctgGACCTTTACTGCATAccacccttctcccgccggcaggcgttcgcctacgcggagcacacgctggacgcgctggacctggtgtgctttgtggaggtggtggggacgcgcagcagcgacgtcgacgagctgtgcgctgcgctgcgccagcgcggcgtggacccggtcacgtacacgagcctcatgctggcgcgggcgatgcgtcggctgcaggctgcgctgGGACCACCTGGCTCgcctgctcgtgcggcgatCCGGCAGCTAGCCTCGATGCcattcgccgacggcgtgcgcgatgacGCCACTGGAGCGATGTCGGTGCTCGGGCAGCCAGATGTGCAGGAGATGGTGCTGTACGatccggtgcagcacgagtggcggttcgcgcagcaggtgtaccacaccgcggcgcgctgcatcttgatctag